Part of the Halalkalibacter krulwichiae genome is shown below.
TGCCGATTCCTAAGTGACGCGCATTGAAATCCTTCAACAGTGAGATAAACTTCGGAGCTAAGATCAACAGCGCTAAGATGTTAGCAAAAATCGGCAGTGCTGTTGTCATATCGGCTAATAACCACACAGCCGTACCTGGCATTCCTAACGAAACAGCTATTAATACAAGGAGAAATCCCGGAATTGGATAGGTCCATTTGTAAAAAGTAAGAACCCTCTCCTTGTACTTTCCCTCTCCCAACAAATACCGGAGAATGACTTCAATTTGCGCATAAATCCCTGAAGAGGTCGTGAGCCCAAATAAGAGAATACCGACGACTAGGATCACCCTTCCAATCATGCCGAGTTCTGTTTCAAATGCACTTAATGTAAGCGATGCACCATCTAGCCCCGAGGACCAAGCACCGGTCACAATAATAACCAATGACGTGATCGAACAAATGATGAACGTATCTACGAATACTTCAAATACGCCTAGAAGTCCCTGACGAACCGGATGATCGGTTTTCGCTGACGCATGAATCATCGGTGAAGAACCCCAACCTGCTTCGTTGCTAAACACAGCACGTGACATTCCGACTTTAATGGCCTGAGCGACCGCTGCCCCGGCGAAGCCGCCGACTGCACTCGTTCCGTTAAAGGCACTGTCAAAAATCAGCGCAAACGCAGCAGGAAGGAGCGGGAAGTTTACAAGCAGAATGTAAAGGCCACCAAGCAAATAAAAAAGAATCATAAAAGGCACGATTTTTTTCGCTATTTTTCCTAACCCAGCTAGCCCTCCGCTAATGAAAATGTAAAGCAAATTAAGTATACGAAACTGACAAGCACTTGGTTAATTTGAAAGGTTGAAGAAACGGCTTCTGATACCGTGTAATTTTGAATCGTTAAGAAAAAAACTGTCCCAAAACCTAAAATAAAAATAAAGTTCAACACTTTGTATAGTTTTTTGCTTTTTCGTTCTTCATGGAGGCCCTTTTTAATGTAATAGGTGGGACCACCATATGTTTCACCATTTTTGTCTGTAGAACGATAATGAACCGCTAGTGTAACTTCAGCCATCTTGATAATTTTTCCAAATAACCCCGCGACCCACATCCAAAACACTGCTCCCGGTCCACCAAAAGCGATCGCTGTTGCGACACCCCCAATATTCCCAACTCCAACCGTCGCTCCAATCGAAAGACTAACACTTTCAAGTGGTGAAAGGACACCATCTTGGTTGTCTTTATTTTTCGCGCGAAACAGCCGATCGAAACTGTCTTTTAAAATATAAGGGAGCTTGATCACTTGAAAGAATTTCGTTCGAATCGAATAATAAATACCGACGGCTAAAATCGTAAATATTAGCGGCATTCCCCACAAAAATTCCCATACGATAAGCTCAATCATTTCCAACCTAATCCCCTCCCTCGTTCTTCACAAAGCTTAAGCTGACACAACCTGAAACAGGCTTTTTACCAAGCTCTCAAGCATGACCGGTGTTTGAATAAAAGCACTCTCTATATGAAGACGCTCGGTTTTCTTGTGGGCATCTTTTCCAAATGGACCGACATTGAGTACCGGTGCTTGTAGCTCTTGCATTGCTTCAAATGGAATGCTATAGCAACTGCCCCAAACCGGAGTGTTTCGTTCAAACACTTCCCAATCTTGTGTTGTGCCTTGGTAGTTCACATAGCTTAAATCACAGATTCCGTTAAAATAATGAATTTGGTTCATTTCAATCTGATGTGTATCAGCTACTTTTTGCAGCAATGTGACAGACTTCTTGATGTGAGGATCGGTGGAGGAATTGACTGCAGGATAGTAAGGTGGTGCAAACAACAGGATGATAGCAGGAGCTAATTCCTGGCATTGAGTCATTAATTTATCTGCTAACCGTATCGATTTTTCACGTTCATCCCATTGAATATTGGCCTCAACTTCATTTTTCAAGTTCGCAATAAAGGCTTCTCCATACTTTTTCTCAGCATGGACGAGGAGTTCTTCATACTTCAGGACTTTTACCGAACCGACTCCTTGCATATGCTCGCGCTTGCAAAGCTCGGAATAAGCTTTGTTACAATGGTTTGCCGCTTCGTTTGCGACTTGTTCAAACACATTCATAATATCAGCAGCACTGCGTTTCATTAGAAAAACGTTATACAAAGCGGCAGCCCTGTACGGAGTTTGTGCTGAATACTGCAATTGTAAATCTTTCTGCTGCAATGTCACTGGTAGCGGTGTCGCTTCGCCAAGATCTATTTCACGAAATGCCTCATTCCACTCCATTAACTGAGTCATGTAGGAGGCTATATAGTTTGCAGTTATTCCCGATAATGATTCGCCAACATGGGTTTCCTTGCCATAAAACAATGCTGCAGGCATGATTTTCCCCATCGTTCCCGTGTAAATATATCGCTTTTCGTCACCCGGCTTTTGTGAAAAGGACGGCTCGCTATTTAAAAACAGTACGTATGAAAGGTCAAAGGTCTCTTTCATTTTGACCAATTCTTTAACACACACCCGCATTCCTGCTGAGCTTACTTCCTCATCGGGAACTGTTGCAAGCAACAGGTTGATTGGCCAATTTTCAACTGTCGCTTTTTCCAATAATGCCATATGAAGGGCAAGGCCCATCTTCATATCCATTGTTCCTCTGCCAAATAGATACTGACCCGATTCAAGGTCGGTGCGTGCATCCAGAGGTAGCTCGTTTTTACGACTGTGCAGTCGTGCAGTCAGCTTTTCCGGTTGGCATGCATACGGCTCTAAGTCCCCATATTCCTCCGTTTGCACCGTATCAAAATGACTGATTAACACAATGGTCTCTTTCGCCTCTTGATGCTTATATAGGGCGGTGACGACGTTTCTACCTGAGCCAGCATCGTGTAACGTGAGATACTGCGGGTGTTGATTAAAGTATTCGAGCTCCCTAAGTTTTTCTTCAACTTTATAGGCAAAAGCACATTCGCCTTCTGTGAACGTCCGACTTTCCCAACTCACAAGCTCACACAACAAAGTCCTGAGCTGATCAGGAGTCGCCCATTTTAACTGTTCCATAGAACATCTCCTTTCTACATCACCCGTATTATTCAATATCAGCAGCAATCGGTCCGACTTTGCTCGTCAGACCGTGCCACATTCTACTACTAAAAACGTAAAGACAAGCAACTTAACCCACCATCTTGTTTTTGGAACTCTGACATTTCAAGCTCAATCGTTTCGTAACCCGCTTCGTTAATTTTACGATTTGTTTCTTCATAGCCCTTTGGAATGATTACGTAGTCATTCACAAGAATACAGTTCGCTGAATACTCATCCGAATCTGACACGACAATTTTGTCATAGTGCTCAAAATCTGGATGATCAACAAACTCACCAGCTACGACAATGAGGTTATTCTGTAAATATGCGATCCCTGTTTTCAAATGGAAAAACTCTTTTAATGGAACGATTGTCGCCTGATACGAATTCGCTTCAAGAATGTCTTTCAACTGCTTAGCTCCTGCTTCATTTGTTCGTTCCGATATTCCAATGTAAAAATGATCATCCACTTGGAGAACATCTCCACCATCTAGTGTGCCTGGAGCGTTGATATAATGGAACGTATTGTAAAATGATTTAAGCGTTTGTTCAATCTCAACAATTTCTCCATTCCTTGAATCAGCACCTGGATTGGTAATAACCGCAAATTCAGGAGTCAGCACTGCTGCATCCTCAACAAAACAAGAGTCTGGAAATTCCTCACTCGCTTCAAGTTCTGTTACACTAACGCCACAAGTTTTCAGTGCCTCGATGTAAGCCGCATGCTGCTTGAGCAAAAGATCATAATCTGCCTTTCCTAGATTAGAAGTCGTTAAACCATTGACATAGCTCTTTCCTGGCTTCTTCACAATCACATTTTTAAACATGTTCATTCCCCCTATTAACTTTAATTATTTATTCGAACAACAGGACATGTTAAACAAGTCGGGCCACCTGTTCCTTTATAACTAATCTCTTCACCTTTATACTCAAAGACCGTTGCACCAGCATCAACAAGCTGCTGTTTTATAAGCGGATTGCCTGCCACAACAAGACAAATACGCGGAGCTAGTGCAAGTACATTACTGCCTAAGCGCTCATACTCTTCTTTTGTTACTTCAAGTAGCCGGAAACCCCGTTCGATTAAAAGATTTCTGAAAAACACTGGCATGAGTGGAGAATAGACAACGGCTAGGTCATGGTCAACGATGCTGATTAACGACATTAGATGCAAGCACTCTTCAACGCCTCTGTCATGTGGCAATTGAACAACGATAAACTCGTCGACATAAGGAGCAGTCATTTCTTTTAACTGCTGGATCGCCTCCGCGTTCGTTCGATACCCAAGACCGACAGCAAGAGTGCGATCATCAAGCCAAACCAGATCACCGCCATCAGCGACTGCATCCCCTTGAAGTTCACCGATAATAGGAATGCCGCGTTCGATTAAAAACTCCCTATACACCTCAACCTCAGGCTGTCTTGCTTTTTTCCCTGATTTTAAAAGAATCGCACCTGCATGTGTAAATTTAACTGGATCATGTGCATATAAAGAATCAAGTCCGACGGATGACGATTGCGGCAAAAATTCAACGTGTGGAACATGTTGTTCAAGGATGTGAAGAAAGTTGTGATATTCAGATATCGCTTCCTCTAAATTCGGCTCTTCCACATAATTAAACACCTTCCACTGCTTTGATAAATGCTCTTGACTGATAAATGCCTGCTTTGGATGTTTAACAATTACATGCTGCATTGGTTGAAACATTGATGAACAATATGACATCTTCTCCCCTCCTAACATTTCCGTTCAACGGAAACCTATTCCATTAATCGGAAAACTTAACCTCACTATATAAAACCCTTCACTCCCTTGTCAATAATATTCTGAAATTTTAAATAAAAATAAAATCGAATGAAAAAAGCAAGCCATCACAGCTTGCTCTTCTTGCTCGTCTTTACTTGCTAGCCAATTGTTCGGCAAGGCCTACAAAATATTTCACCCCATAGATTAAACTATCTTCATCAACACGAAACTTAGGGTGGTGCAAAGGATAGGCATCGCCCCATTGCGGGTTGTGAACACCGATAAATTGCATCGAAGAAGGGACACGCACAGAAAAAGCAGAAAAGTCCTCTGTCCCAAACATCGGCTCCTCAATCTCCACGACATGTTCTTTCCCAAAATGGGCTTCTCCAACCTCACGGGAAAACGCAACAGCTTGATGATCGTTAACGATCGCCGGATAGCCATATTCCCAACTGATTTCATAGCTCGCCCCGTGTGCAGCCGTTATCCCTGCAACAATTTGCTCGAGCAACTCTCTTGCCTTTACACGCGATTCTTCATTTAACGATCGGATCGTTCCTCCAAGCTCTGCTGTATCGGCAATCACATTCAAAGCAGAACCACATTGAAACTTTGTAACAGAAACTACCGGAGCTTTTAAGACAGAGATTTTTCGCGCGACGATTTGTTGCAAATTCGTCGTAATTTCAGCCCCTATCATCAACGGATCTATCGTTAATTCTGGTGTAGACGCATGTCCTCCACTCCCGATTATCTTAATCTCAAAATCATCCGCCGCTGCACAAAATGCCCCTTCACGAATGCAGATAGTCCCCTTTTCATAATAAGGACTGACATGTAACGCAAAGGCATAGTCAACGCCATCAATGATCCCTTTTTCCACTAGTTCACTTGCTCCACCAGGGAAAGCCTCTTCAGCATGTTGGAAGACAAAGCGAATTTCTCCACTAAGATCCTCCTTTTTTGCAGCAAGCACTTTCGCAGCCCCTAATAACATCGCAGTATGAGCATCATGCCCACATGCATGCATAACTCCTTTGTTTTTAGATCGGTATTCAATCTCGGCTTCTTCTTCAATTGGCAAAGCATCCATATCAGCCCGAAACGCAATCGTTAAGTTTGAGCCTGTCTTCCTCATTCCTTTTAAAACAGCAACCACACTCGTTTCAGTTGGTCTACTCACTTCTAGCCCTGACATCTGAATCAATTGTTGGTAAATAAAATCCGACGTCTCCTTCTCCTGATAAGACAGCTCTGGGTGTTGATGCAAATGTCTTCTCCATGATAAGACTTCCTTCTCGATTTCTACTAATGTCGTATTCAATACATACGCCTCCTACCTTTAATCATTAGAAAGGTCCATACGAAATGCTTTGAGCAATAATTAAAAAGATAATCGCAACCGCAACTTGAATCAAAAAGTACGGCATGACCCACTTAAACCACTTTGTGAAAGGAATGCCAACAATCGCTAAGCCCGCTAGTAAAACACCTGATGTCGGAATCACCATATTTGACAACCCATCACCTAACTGGAAAGCCAGAACCGCAGTCTGCCTAGTCACTCCTACTAAATCCGCAAGTGGCGTCATAAGTGGCATTGTCAAAGCAGCCTGCCCACTCCCAGAAGGAACGATGAAGTTTAGAAATAATTGAACAATGAACATTCCAACCGCATTAAACGTCGGAGGAAGTTGACCAACTATGGCTGCTGAATAATATAAAATTGTGTCAAGCAATCCCCCATTTGAAATCACGACTAGAATCGTTTGGGCGAAGCCAATAATTAACGCGCCTGCAACCATTTCTCTCGTTCCAGAAATGAAACTATCTGCGATTTTATTAGGAGATAAGCGTCCAATTAATGCCATAATGATACTCGCAAATAAGAACAAACCAGCAATCTCGCTAATGTACCAACCTAACTGAATTACACCATAAACTAAGACGAGAAAGTTCACGAGTAAGATAAGCAACTGCAGGCGATGTCTTCCACTTATTTTAAAATCTTTATCAACGACAAGCTCCGTTTGACGCTCAAATTTTCCATACAAGCCTAATTCGGGATTTTTCCTTACTTTTACAGCATGAAAATATATATATAGTACAGTCACAATGAAGAAGACGGCGAACATCGCAATCCGTAAACCCATTCCTGAATACACAGGCAGTTCTGCGATCGTTTGCGCGACCCCGACATTAAATGGGTTCGTAATTCCTGCAACAAATCCAGTCGCAAGCGTTCCTAACATGACAATTGCAAAACCAGTAATCGCATCAAAACGCAAAGCAATCGTCATTGGTACAATGATCGCAATATAGACGAGTGTATCTTCAGCCGATCCAATTAATGCTCCTAAAGAAGCAAACACAAGCACCATAATCGGAATCAAAATCTTCTCGCGATTGCCAAAACGGTAGGCAACAAATTTAATAAATGAATCGAGCGCTCCAGTGGCTTGCATAATCCCAAGTGCTCCTCCAAACAAGAAGACAAATAATATAATTGATGCTCCATCAATCATCCCTAAATGAAAACTATTGAACATATCCATTAAACCGACTGGACTCGACTCAACAAACTGAAACGACTCAGGATCGACAACACTTCGACCATCGACTTCCGTCCTCTCAAATTGCCCTGCAGGAACAAGGTACGTTAAGATTGTCGCAGCAACAATAACAAAAAACATTAAAGCAAATGGATTAATTCCCTTGTTAATTGGTGATTCAAGCTTTGGCTCAGCTCTCATTTCGTTCTTTGGTAAATTACTCATCATATTCCCCCTATGATTAAAGTCACCCTTTTTCAGAATAAACAGAAAACTAAATCCATTCCTCTCCACTTTCCATGCTTTTCTCTCTAGGAACGGTTTATCAAAAAGGCATCATAAAACTAGGGAGCTTTCTACTTGTCGAGTTTGATGACTTTTCTGCCGTTCAAATTGGCTGAACAAACTCAAGTACTTTAGACGAATTTAAAAACACCTCCAATCTTTCCGTTGAACGGAATTAATTTTCGATATTCGGAACTTAATTCCATCATAAAGAAATTCATGTTATAATGTCAATAATATTCAGAATATTTACTAGCAAATAATCTCCCCTTATGGAGGTTGTGAAAGATAGGTGATCTAACTCCATGCAAGGTATCGATAGAGCAATGAGTGTGATAAATGTCCTTCGGGTCCATCCTGATAAGTCTCTTTCCATTTCTGAATTAGCCAAGCAGTGCGAGCTCCCACTTAGCACGATGCACCGCTTACTCTCCTCTCTATTGGAGCACGGACTAATTCAACAAGAAGAAGAAACAAAGAAATACCACCTCGGCTATTTATGGCTTGAACTCGGATTGCAAATGTACGATACAATCGACTACGTAAGCAAAATCAGACCAGAGCTTGAAGCCCTCATGCAAAAGGTCGAAGAGAATGTCTATTTAAGCAAACCGATGCAAACCGACTCTCTCATCATTGAACGGATCGACAGCTTATCCAATAACATTCGCGTTTACGACCAAATCGGCTTACGAATCCCCCTACATATCGGAGCATCCAACAAAGTGATGGTCGCTCATTTTCCAGAGGAAAAAGCGACAGAGATCATTCACGAACTCGTGCCCGAAGAAGAACAAGCCGCTTTTAGAGAGCAATTAACAGAAATCAAACAACAAGGCTACGCCGTCAGTCACGGTGAACGAACAGAAGGAACCTCCTCTGTCGCGGCTCCCATCTTTAATCATTTTGGCGAAATTCATGGCGCAGTAAGCATCGGTTTTGTGAATTATCATTTAACCGATAGGCGGCTTGATGAGCTCCTTTCTGCAATTATTGAAAGTGGGCGGAAGATTTCGTTGTTGTTGGGGTATAAAGGGTAAACAAAAGCCAGCTGTTTTAGTGTTTATGAGCGCACTGGAACAGCTGGCTTTTTCTTTTTAGCCAGGAGTGTCAGAAGAGCACTCATCCCTTTGCAATCTTCTGCACATCCTTCACAATCCTCACACGATCCTCCACACGATAATACCTCACACAATTTTCATCTTCAGGGGAAAGACCCGCACTTTGAAAAACCCCAACAAATCGATAGCGATTAAATCCGAGATTGTCCTTGTATTTCGCAAATACCGCTCTTTTTCGATTCAAGTTCATTTCTTCAAGGTGGTTTGCTTTTCTCTGTTCTACGATTGTTTCATCCTGATGGGATTCGTCAATATAGGACCAATCCTCTGCCAAATAATTAAGCCAACCGTTAGCTACAGATTTCGTATTTCCATCGACAATGATAGACAACTTTGGGCACCACAACCACGTATGATCCAGCACCCGAAACCAACTGCGTTGATAGCTCTTTGCATTCTTGCCAAATACCGTATTGACAATGTCTTTAATGTCCTTAAAAGACACTTCATCATGAATCGATAAATAGTCTTGTTGTTTTATTTCATCGAGCTCTTCCTCATATGTGAGCCACCTTAAAGGCGTTTTTACTTCCTTCTCTTGTATAATCGACACGACTTCGTTAATGCGGTGATGGATTTCGTCAATCGTTCTAGTTGCATCAATACGAAGACAGACAAAGTCGTCAATCGACTCTTCATTAACAGCTGAAATAATGTCATCCATTCGAAGGTTGTCTGCTTCTTGATTTCCCAAATGATAGGCTTCATCGACCTCTATTCCAATATGTAACTGTGGAAAATATAAATCCATTAACGCATGGCTACCATTTTTTCGTTTCACGTATTGCTGACTCACCGGCTTTATATTCACATTGTCTATCTTATGCCAAATGGCCGTTAAAATATAATTCTCGTAATCTTTTCTTTTCGTTCTTGAGAATGTTTTTACTAGATAATCACATTTATTCATTGATAGTCTCCTCTGTTATGTCCGAAATATCCTATCACTTGTATTCTCAAACCCTTCACCATTATACACGCCCCAAATGCGTATCTTTAAAACTAGATGGATACTTCAAACCATATCCGAGCATTCTGTCCATGCCTATATGAGCAGATAAAATAAGGCCAAATGCTACTAACATTGAGCTAGATATCAACACTCCACTCATAATAATGAAAATCGCTAAGCTATACGTATGAACTATGTTATATAAAATAGCGCCTACTTTCTGATTGATCAAATAGCCGATCATTGAGATATCTGGTGCCAATAACAGCACAAAGAATAATAGCCAGCTAAATTGAAAGGATGAGTACAAATAAAGACTTAGGATGAGGACAGCTGCTCCCTCTACATGCAATAAAATTTTATTCATCACGTCCACTGCCTTTCATTTTTTATAAATACATATTCGGCATTTACGTCAAAATTCCTCATCCAACGAGATGTTATTTCAGCACGTTTTCTATTCACCTATCTCACTTACCGTCCGAATCTCCTCAATCAGCTCAACCACAGCTGGTGGCAGCATTCGAACGTTTGAAAAAGCTACGTACACCGGTCTTTGAAGGTGTTTAGAACGTATTCTGCGTGTGATTAGGTTTGGGTTCGCGTTGTAGCGAGTATAGCTTTCTGGCAGGATCGAGATGCCAAGGTCTTGTTCGATTAAGCTACATGCCGTTTCGAAGCGTTCGTACTCAAACATGATCGATGGTTTCAGCTCTTCTTTCGCAAATGCTTCAAGTATGTTTTCTCTTGTTTGAAAGCCTTTTGTGCTAATGATGAATTCTTCGTTGATCATGTCGCTTAATGAGACCTTGGGTTGTTTGGCAAGTCTGTGATCTTTATGAACGACTAAC
Proteins encoded:
- a CDS encoding DUF4260 domain-containing protein, with product MNKILLHVEGAAVLILSLYLYSSFQFSWLLFFVLLLAPDISMIGYLINQKVGAILYNIVHTYSLAIFIIMSGVLISSSMLVAFGLILSAHIGMDRMLGYGLKYPSSFKDTHLGRV
- a CDS encoding amidohydrolase; this translates as MNTTLVEIEKEVLSWRRHLHQHPELSYQEKETSDFIYQQLIQMSGLEVSRPTETSVVAVLKGMRKTGSNLTIAFRADMDALPIEEEAEIEYRSKNKGVMHACGHDAHTAMLLGAAKVLAAKKEDLSGEIRFVFQHAEEAFPGGASELVEKGIIDGVDYAFALHVSPYYEKGTICIREGAFCAAADDFEIKIIGSGGHASTPELTIDPLMIGAEITTNLQQIVARKISVLKAPVVSVTKFQCGSALNVIADTAELGGTIRSLNEESRVKARELLEQIVAGITAAHGASYEISWEYGYPAIVNDHQAVAFSREVGEAHFGKEHVVEIEEPMFGTEDFSAFSVRVPSSMQFIGVHNPQWGDAYPLHHPKFRVDEDSLIYGVKYFVGLAEQLASK
- a CDS encoding M20/M25/M40 family metallo-hydrolase; amino-acid sequence: MEQLKWATPDQLRTLLCELVSWESRTFTEGECAFAYKVEEKLRELEYFNQHPQYLTLHDAGSGRNVVTALYKHQEAKETIVLISHFDTVQTEEYGDLEPYACQPEKLTARLHSRKNELPLDARTDLESGQYLFGRGTMDMKMGLALHMALLEKATVENWPINLLLATVPDEEVSSAGMRVCVKELVKMKETFDLSYVLFLNSEPSFSQKPGDEKRYIYTGTMGKIMPAALFYGKETHVGESLSGITANYIASYMTQLMEWNEAFREIDLGEATPLPVTLQQKDLQLQYSAQTPYRAAALYNVFLMKRSAADIMNVFEQVANEAANHCNKAYSELCKREHMQGVGSVKVLKYEELLVHAEKKYGEAFIANLKNEVEANIQWDEREKSIRLADKLMTQCQELAPAIILLFAPPYYPAVNSSTDPHIKKSVTLLQKVADTHQIEMNQIHYFNGICDLSYVNYQGTTQDWEVFERNTPVWGSCYSIPFEAMQELQAPVLNVGPFGKDAHKKTERLHIESAFIQTPVMLESLVKSLFQVVSA
- a CDS encoding dimethylarginine dimethylaminohydrolase family protein, with the translated sequence MSYCSSMFQPMQHVIVKHPKQAFISQEHLSKQWKVFNYVEEPNLEEAISEYHNFLHILEQHVPHVEFLPQSSSVGLDSLYAHDPVKFTHAGAILLKSGKKARQPEVEVYREFLIERGIPIIGELQGDAVADGGDLVWLDDRTLAVGLGYRTNAEAIQQLKEMTAPYVDEFIVVQLPHDRGVEECLHLMSLISIVDHDLAVVYSPLMPVFFRNLLIERGFRLLEVTKEEYERLGSNVLALAPRICLVVAGNPLIKQQLVDAGATVFEYKGEEISYKGTGGPTCLTCPVVRINN
- a CDS encoding IclR family transcriptional regulator yields the protein MQGIDRAMSVINVLRVHPDKSLSISELAKQCELPLSTMHRLLSSLLEHGLIQQEEETKKYHLGYLWLELGLQMYDTIDYVSKIRPELEALMQKVEENVYLSKPMQTDSLIIERIDSLSNNIRVYDQIGLRIPLHIGASNKVMVAHFPEEKATEIIHELVPEEEQAAFREQLTEIKQQGYAVSHGERTEGTSSVAAPIFNHFGEIHGAVSIGFVNYHLTDRRLDELLSAIIESGRKISLLLGYKG
- a CDS encoding dimethylarginine dimethylaminohydrolase family protein, with the protein product MFKNVIVKKPGKSYVNGLTTSNLGKADYDLLLKQHAAYIEALKTCGVSVTELEASEEFPDSCFVEDAAVLTPEFAVITNPGADSRNGEIVEIEQTLKSFYNTFHYINAPGTLDGGDVLQVDDHFYIGISERTNEAGAKQLKDILEANSYQATIVPLKEFFHLKTGIAYLQNNLIVVAGEFVDHPDFEHYDKIVVSDSDEYSANCILVNDYVIIPKGYEETNRKINEAGYETIELEMSEFQKQDGGLSCLSLRF
- a CDS encoding YfcC family protein; translated protein: MSNLPKNEMRAEPKLESPINKGINPFALMFFVIVAATILTYLVPAGQFERTEVDGRSVVDPESFQFVESSPVGLMDMFNSFHLGMIDGASIILFVFLFGGALGIMQATGALDSFIKFVAYRFGNREKILIPIMVLVFASLGALIGSAEDTLVYIAIIVPMTIALRFDAITGFAIVMLGTLATGFVAGITNPFNVGVAQTIAELPVYSGMGLRIAMFAVFFIVTVLYIYFHAVKVRKNPELGLYGKFERQTELVVDKDFKISGRHRLQLLILLVNFLVLVYGVIQLGWYISEIAGLFLFASIIMALIGRLSPNKIADSFISGTREMVAGALIIGFAQTILVVISNGGLLDTILYYSAAIVGQLPPTFNAVGMFIVQLFLNFIVPSGSGQAALTMPLMTPLADLVGVTRQTAVLAFQLGDGLSNMVIPTSGVLLAGLAIVGIPFTKWFKWVMPYFLIQVAVAIIFLIIAQSISYGPF
- a CDS encoding AbaSI family restriction endonuclease — translated: MNKCDYLVKTFSRTKRKDYENYILTAIWHKIDNVNIKPVSQQYVKRKNGSHALMDLYFPQLHIGIEVDEAYHLGNQEADNLRMDDIISAVNEESIDDFVCLRIDATRTIDEIHHRINEVVSIIQEKEVKTPLRWLTYEEELDEIKQQDYLSIHDEVSFKDIKDIVNTVFGKNAKSYQRSWFRVLDHTWLWCPKLSIIVDGNTKSVANGWLNYLAEDWSYIDESHQDETIVEQRKANHLEEMNLNRKRAVFAKYKDNLGFNRYRFVGVFQSAGLSPEDENCVRYYRVEDRVRIVKDVQKIAKG